DNA sequence from the Candidatus Cloacimonadota bacterium genome:
TTCTTCCAGATGTTTTTTAAGACCCGCATGGAGCTTTTCCGCGGCGAGGGGATTGCTGTAAAAAGCGGTTCCCAATGCGATTGCGGAAGCTCCCGCATAGAAAAACTCCAGGGCATCCTGCCAAGTGTTAATCCCACCCAAAGCGATGATGGGAATCTTGACTTCCTGAGCGGTTTTATAACAGAGAGCCAAAGCTACGGGCTTTACGCCAGTGCCGCTGTAGCCACAAACTGGATTGGAAGTGAAAAAGCGTCCCGTTTTCCAATTTATGGCGGCACCATAAAGAGTGTTTATCAAAGCCAGAGAACTGGCTCCGCCGTCCTGGGCGGCGCTGGCAATCTGGGCAATGTCGGTAACGTTTGGGCTTAGTTTGAAGATTAGTTCCCGCTTCGTTTTTGCAGCCAAGGCCGACGCCAGGGAAAAAACCACATCCGGATCAGCACCAAAGGCAATTCCCTCTTTTTCCACATTGGGGCAGGAAATATTTATCTCATATCCCGCTATGCCATCCTCTTTTTCCAGTGCTTCCAAAATCTCGCCAAACTCCGCGATGGAAGAGCCGGAAAAGCTGACAATCAACGGGATTTCAAGACCATCACGCAGGCGGGGCAAATCCTGGGCAATGAAAGCGTCCAAACCCGGGTTTTGCAAACCGATACTGTTGAGTAAGCCCGCCTCATTTTCAAAAACGCGAGGTGGCTTGTTCCCCATTTTTGGATGCAGGGTAATAGTTTTGGTGGTATAGGCACCCAGAATTTTGGGGTCGAAAAACTCGAAATAACTGCTGTCGAAAGTGCCGGAAGCGACAGTTATCGGGCTTTGCAGGCTCAGGCGTCCCAAAGATGTGGCAAGGCGATTCACAATTCCTCCCAGCGGATTTCAGCGGCGTTAAAAACCGGACCGTCAGCGCAAACACGCTGGTAGCTCTCCCCCACTGGGATTGCGCAGCCATAACAGGCGCCCACACCGCATGCCATATAGGCTTCCAGCGAGGCATAGTGTGGGATTTTGCCAGCCACTTTTTGGATGGCGGCAATCATTGGCAAAGGACCGCAACTATAGATGATATCGATGTTTTCCTCATTCAGGATTTGAACGAGGTTTTGGGTTACCAATCCTTTTACGCCAGCGCTGCCGTCCACGGTGTAAAATTCATCACAGGGAAAAATATCCGTAGCTGTGGCGCCTCCATGAATATGTAGCACGCGGTTTTTCTCTTTCAGGAATGTGCGCAGAAAACCCAGAGGCGGCCAGCCTACCCCGCCGCTGACCAAAAGCACATTTTTATCCTCCACCAGAGGAAAAGAATTTCCCAAGGGACCCAGCGCCAGAAGCGTTTCGCCTGTTGCGAGTTTTGCCAGTGCCTGCGTGCCTGATCCGAGCACTTTAATGATGAAGCTGATCTGTCCTTCAAAAACACTGGAAACGCTGATGGGCTTGAAAAGTTTACGCTCCTGCGCGTCAGTTTTCGCCTTCAGTTCAAAAAACATCCCAGGCTTGCAAAGCGCTGCCAGAGAAGGTTCTTTGAATGCGATTTCCACGTATCCATCATTGAGCCATCTGGTGTTTGTGATGCTCAATTCACTAAACTTGGGCATCCGCGTC
Encoded proteins:
- a CDS encoding dihydroorotate dehydrogenase produces the protein MGGIVNRLATSLGRLSLQSPITVASGTFDSSYFEFFDPKILGAYTTKTITLHPKMGNKPPRVFENEAGLLNSIGLQNPGLDAFIAQDLPRLRDGLEIPLIVSFSGSSIAEFGEILEALEKEDGIAGYEINISCPNVEKEGIAFGADPDVVFSLASALAAKTKRELIFKLSPNVTDIAQIASAAQDGGASSLALINTLYGAAINWKTGRFFTSNPVCGYSGTGVKPVALALCYKTAQEVKIPIIALGGINTWQDALEFFYAGASAIALGTAFYSNPLAAEKLHAGLKKHLEENKITLPELIGTASLPQS
- a CDS encoding dihydroorotate dehydrogenase electron transfer subunit — encoded protein: TRMPKFSELSITNTRWLNDGYVEIAFKEPSLAALCKPGMFFELKAKTDAQERKLFKPISVSSVFEGQISFIIKVLGSGTQALAKLATGETLLALGPLGNSFPLVEDKNVLLVSGGVGWPPLGFLRTFLKEKNRVLHIHGGATATDIFPCDEFYTVDGSAGVKGLVTQNLVQILNEENIDIIYSCGPLPMIAAIQKVAGKIPHYASLEAYMACGVGACYGCAIPVGESYQRVCADGPVFNAAEIRWEEL